In a single window of the Myxococcus guangdongensis genome:
- a CDS encoding PEGA domain-containing protein — translation MNTFRRLALLLTLLLAVLPAHAQTTRKKAARKKATPSSKVVKAKKKKPNIKGQKTPVTDEPTDVQDVDSPQPLVFGDPEQTQPATDKPVTTDKPTVATPVKPPTTKPPEAVDPNARPSLANTPAVASGSVALFSVARTPATTEAAARLEGELTRHLQRGGDIPFVDLGTAFPPPEPTPLTKADGLYDEGRTAYDNLDPELAETKFRAAAEAYEQSPADFRPERLGETFLFLGAAKLLNGDAAGAKAAFVRAAVAEPSTRPDKALFGQDVQKAFDDARAEVSARPAGTLVVESKPAGARVSVRGQELGVTPLRGVTVPAGHHAVVVTLPGHTPYAEYTEVKSGASSQVKATLEPGPGLTAIRDASARAGGQAAFESETLPPDTAAIADRLDARYVVVAAVSQDKKGRLKAELQAWDVRTQARLRGVDIDLSGRERDQSPEAAAQQARDFIQGAISPRVAESGSSGQSLLKRPWFWAVVGGAAAVTAGAVFVATQDKGRPFNPITGGTGF, via the coding sequence GTGAACACCTTTCGCCGACTCGCCCTGCTGCTCACGCTGCTGTTGGCCGTCCTCCCCGCCCACGCCCAGACGACGCGTAAGAAGGCCGCGCGCAAGAAGGCCACCCCTTCCAGCAAGGTGGTGAAGGCGAAGAAGAAGAAGCCCAACATCAAGGGCCAGAAGACCCCGGTCACCGACGAGCCGACGGACGTCCAGGACGTCGACTCGCCCCAGCCGCTCGTCTTCGGGGACCCCGAGCAGACCCAGCCCGCCACCGACAAGCCCGTCACCACGGACAAGCCGACCGTGGCGACGCCCGTGAAGCCCCCCACGACGAAGCCCCCGGAGGCCGTCGACCCCAACGCCCGGCCCTCGCTGGCGAACACCCCCGCGGTGGCGTCCGGCTCGGTGGCGCTGTTCTCGGTGGCCCGCACGCCCGCCACGACGGAGGCGGCCGCCCGCCTGGAGGGTGAGCTGACGAGGCACCTGCAGCGCGGCGGGGACATCCCGTTCGTGGACCTGGGCACGGCCTTCCCGCCCCCGGAGCCGACGCCGCTGACGAAGGCGGACGGGCTCTACGATGAGGGCCGCACCGCGTACGACAACCTGGACCCGGAGCTCGCCGAGACGAAGTTCCGCGCCGCCGCCGAGGCATACGAGCAGTCCCCCGCCGACTTCCGGCCGGAGCGGCTGGGTGAGACGTTCCTGTTCCTGGGCGCCGCCAAGCTGCTCAACGGTGACGCCGCCGGCGCGAAGGCCGCCTTCGTACGCGCCGCGGTGGCGGAGCCCTCCACCCGTCCGGACAAGGCGCTCTTCGGCCAGGACGTGCAGAAGGCCTTCGACGACGCCCGCGCCGAGGTGAGCGCGCGTCCCGCCGGCACGCTCGTGGTGGAGTCCAAGCCCGCGGGCGCCCGGGTGAGCGTGCGCGGCCAGGAGCTGGGCGTGACGCCGCTGAGGGGTGTGACGGTGCCCGCCGGCCACCACGCCGTGGTGGTGACGCTGCCGGGCCACACGCCCTACGCCGAGTACACGGAGGTGAAGTCCGGCGCGAGCTCGCAGGTGAAGGCGACGCTCGAGCCCGGGCCGGGGCTCACGGCCATCCGCGACGCCTCCGCGCGGGCCGGTGGACAGGCCGCCTTCGAGAGCGAGACCCTGCCCCCGGACACCGCCGCCATCGCCGACCGGCTGGACGCGCGCTACGTGGTGGTGGCCGCCGTGTCGCAGGACAAGAAGGGCCGGCTCAAGGCGGAGCTTCAGGCGTGGGACGTGCGCACCCAGGCGCGGCTGCGCGGCGTGGACATCGACCTGTCGGGTCGCGAGCGCGACCAGAGCCCCGAGGCCGCCGCCCAGCAGGCGCGCGACTTCATCCAGGGCGCCATCTCCCCGCGCGTCGCCGAGAGCGGCTCGTCCGGCCAGTCCCTGCTCAAGCGCCCCTGGTTCTGGGCCGTCGTCGGAGGCGCCGCGGCGGTCACGGCGGGCGCCGTCTTCGTGGCGACCCAGGACAAGGGCCGCCCGTTCAACCCCATCACCGGAGGAACAGGCTTCTGA
- a CDS encoding DNA gyrase/topoisomerase IV subunit B, producing MATKKESYTGADIQVLEGLEPVRKRPAMYIGGTDGTGYHHLLWEILDNSVDEVINGHATTVEVVLHKDGRSITVVDNGRGIPVDIMPKLKKPAVEVILTTLHSGGKFEQGNYIHSGGLHGVGSSVVNALSRKLTIEIKRDGKKHVQTYARGKPTSQLKVEGPARGTGTSTTFEPDPEIFGEKLKFDAELVRERLEAKSYLHKGMTVVWKDETASPAVSVTYKHDGGIAEYLTKVVSERAKPLVPTGSVTFYHSRDNGVRLEAALGWTEATDEHIRSYVNGIPTNMGGTHEAGLRAAVVKAVRNYIETHDLTPKGVSLTAEDIREGITAILSVYVVEPQFQGQTKSRLNNPEVTAQVDGVLRPALEKWLNDNKSIAEAVVGRIILAARAREASRAASQAVSRKTAVSHRLNLPGKLADCSSTDPNVSELFLVEGDSAGGSAKQGRDRRTQAILPLRGKVLNAEQASTDKVAGNKELQDIVSALGCGIGADFDISKLRYGRVFLLMDADSDGHHIATLLLTFFYRHLRPLIESGAIHIAQPPLFRVDIGKETYWALDEADRDRIIREKVKGNAKPNIMRFKGLGEMTADELKETTLDQKNRMSLRVTIDNPIETDRVINDLMGRDVSARFRFIMERAGEVEALDV from the coding sequence ATGGCGACGAAGAAGGAAAGCTACACAGGCGCCGACATCCAGGTCCTCGAGGGCCTGGAGCCGGTGCGCAAGCGCCCGGCCATGTACATCGGCGGGACGGACGGCACGGGGTATCACCACCTGCTGTGGGAGATCCTCGACAACTCGGTGGACGAGGTCATCAACGGCCACGCCACCACCGTCGAGGTCGTACTCCACAAGGATGGCCGCAGCATCACCGTGGTGGACAACGGGCGCGGCATCCCCGTGGACATCATGCCCAAGCTCAAGAAGCCCGCCGTGGAGGTCATCCTCACGACGCTGCACTCGGGCGGCAAGTTCGAGCAGGGCAACTACATCCACTCCGGCGGTCTGCACGGCGTGGGCAGCTCGGTGGTCAACGCGCTCTCGCGCAAGCTGACGATTGAAATCAAGCGCGACGGCAAGAAGCACGTCCAGACGTACGCGCGTGGCAAGCCCACCAGCCAGCTGAAGGTGGAGGGGCCCGCGCGCGGCACGGGCACGTCCACCACCTTCGAGCCGGACCCGGAGATCTTCGGCGAGAAGCTGAAGTTCGACGCGGAGCTGGTGCGCGAGCGGCTGGAGGCCAAGAGCTACCTGCACAAGGGCATGACGGTCGTCTGGAAGGACGAGACGGCCAGCCCCGCCGTGTCCGTCACGTACAAGCACGACGGCGGCATCGCCGAGTACCTCACCAAGGTGGTGAGCGAGCGGGCCAAGCCGCTGGTCCCGACGGGCAGCGTCACGTTCTACCACTCGCGCGACAACGGCGTGCGGCTGGAGGCGGCGCTGGGCTGGACGGAGGCCACCGACGAGCACATCCGCTCGTACGTCAACGGCATCCCCACCAACATGGGCGGCACCCACGAGGCGGGCCTGAGGGCCGCCGTCGTCAAGGCGGTGCGCAACTACATCGAGACGCACGACCTGACGCCCAAGGGCGTGTCGCTCACCGCGGAGGACATCCGCGAGGGAATCACCGCGATTCTCTCCGTCTACGTGGTGGAGCCGCAGTTCCAGGGGCAGACGAAGTCGCGTCTGAACAACCCGGAGGTCACCGCCCAGGTGGACGGCGTGCTGCGCCCCGCCCTGGAGAAGTGGCTCAACGACAACAAGAGCATCGCCGAGGCGGTGGTGGGCCGCATCATCCTGGCCGCCCGTGCCCGCGAGGCCAGCCGCGCCGCGTCCCAGGCCGTCAGCCGCAAGACGGCCGTCAGCCACCGGCTCAACCTGCCGGGAAAGCTGGCGGACTGCTCGTCCACGGACCCCAACGTCAGCGAGCTGTTCCTGGTGGAGGGTGACTCCGCAGGTGGCTCCGCCAAGCAGGGCCGGGACCGGCGCACCCAGGCCATCCTCCCGCTGCGCGGCAAGGTGCTCAACGCGGAGCAGGCGTCCACGGACAAGGTCGCCGGCAACAAGGAGCTCCAGGACATCGTCAGCGCGCTGGGCTGCGGCATCGGCGCGGACTTCGACATCTCCAAGCTGCGCTACGGCCGGGTGTTCCTGCTGATGGACGCCGACAGCGACGGCCACCACATCGCCACGCTGCTGCTCACCTTCTTCTACCGGCACCTGCGTCCGCTCATCGAGAGCGGCGCCATCCACATCGCCCAGCCGCCCCTGTTCCGCGTGGACATCGGCAAGGAGACGTACTGGGCGCTGGACGAGGCGGACCGGGACCGCATCATCCGCGAGAAGGTCAAGGGCAACGCCAAGCCCAACATCATGCGGTTCAAGGGTCTGGGCGAGATGACCGCGGACGAGCTCAAGGAGACCACGCTCGACCAGAAGAACCGGATGAGCCTGCGGGTCACCATCGACAACCCCATCGAGACGGACCGCGTCATCAATGACCTGATGGGTCGAGACGTGAGCGCGCGCTTCCGGTTCATCATGGAGCGCGCCGGCGAGGTCGAGGCGCTGGACGTCTAA
- a CDS encoding DNA gyrase/topoisomerase IV subunit A, whose product MRAEAELKTRKKQGGSGGGGGAAGAGGGGDGFVPASLADEARRRYINYALSVITSRALPDVRDGLKPVQRRILYGMWNDLNLSFDTKYQKCAQVVGAIMGRYHPHGDASIYDALVRMAQDFSLRYPLVDGHGNFGSLDGDSAAAYRYTECRLDKLATEMLGELERKTVDFRPTYDGTRNEPIVIPARVPQLLMNGTTGIAVGMATNIPPHHLGELVDALVALIENPTFQTKDLLKWVKGPDFPTGGQILNDKKELREIYETGQGSIRIRGEWDTEELKRGGTQIIVTSIPYTVNKSTLVSKIGDLVRERKLPLIVDVRDESTKDVRIVLELKKDANAELVMAYLYKHTPLQTTFGVNLTCLIPSEDNPEVGTPRRLDLKSILQYFLDFRFAVVTRRYQHELGELQKRVHLLEGFEKAYDALDEIIRIIRQSEGKQDAAQKLMKRFQLDELQVDAILEMKLYKLARLEILVVQKELKEKRAEIKRIEGILKDKKKVWSTVKDELGEIKGKYNDKRRTKIGGAGSEEVEFNADAFIADEDAHVVLTRDGWVKRVREVKDPSSTRLREGDAVMAVLAGSLKANLVLFSNFGTAYVTRFNDIPASTGYGDPIQKLFKFDDGERVVAAWSLDARLHAPAKLVGVTKQGMGMRFLLEPHLEVSTRAGRRYAKTGEGDEIIGVREAGEKDLLAVLTRKTNALVCKVAEVNELAGPGKGVTVIKVDDDDQVVEFLVSAPNQKDAKIDFDTQKGRKLQLAPAKYGVTGRGGKGHEMSKRDAVEDVAKLPVFIPLPEKKD is encoded by the coding sequence ATGCGCGCAGAAGCCGAATTGAAGACGCGAAAGAAGCAAGGGGGCTCGGGCGGCGGGGGTGGTGCCGCGGGCGCCGGTGGCGGGGGGGATGGGTTCGTCCCGGCCTCCCTGGCCGACGAGGCGCGTCGCCGGTACATCAACTACGCGCTGTCCGTCATCACCTCGCGCGCCCTGCCGGACGTGCGCGACGGCCTCAAGCCCGTGCAGCGCCGCATCCTGTACGGCATGTGGAACGACCTGAACCTGTCGTTCGACACGAAGTACCAGAAGTGCGCCCAGGTCGTCGGCGCCATCATGGGCCGCTACCACCCTCACGGCGACGCCTCCATCTACGACGCGCTCGTGCGCATGGCGCAGGACTTCTCGCTGCGCTACCCGCTGGTGGACGGCCACGGCAACTTCGGCTCGCTGGACGGCGACTCCGCCGCCGCCTACCGCTACACCGAGTGCCGTCTGGACAAGCTCGCCACCGAGATGCTCGGTGAGCTCGAGCGCAAGACGGTGGACTTCCGCCCCACCTACGACGGCACCCGCAACGAGCCCATCGTCATCCCCGCCCGCGTGCCCCAGCTGTTGATGAACGGCACCACGGGCATCGCCGTGGGCATGGCCACCAACATCCCGCCCCACCACCTGGGCGAGCTGGTGGACGCGCTCGTCGCCCTCATCGAGAACCCGACGTTCCAGACCAAGGACCTGCTCAAGTGGGTCAAGGGTCCGGACTTCCCCACCGGCGGGCAGATCCTCAACGACAAGAAGGAGCTGCGGGAGATCTACGAGACGGGCCAGGGCAGCATCCGCATCCGCGGCGAGTGGGACACCGAGGAGCTCAAGCGCGGCGGCACGCAGATCATCGTCACGTCCATCCCCTACACGGTGAACAAGTCCACCCTGGTCTCCAAGATCGGCGACCTGGTGCGCGAGCGGAAGCTGCCGCTCATCGTGGATGTGCGCGACGAGTCCACCAAGGACGTGCGCATCGTCCTGGAGCTCAAGAAGGACGCCAACGCCGAGCTGGTGATGGCGTACCTCTACAAGCACACGCCGCTGCAGACGACGTTCGGCGTGAACCTGACGTGCCTGATTCCCAGCGAGGACAACCCGGAGGTCGGCACGCCGCGCCGGTTGGACCTCAAGAGCATCCTCCAGTACTTCCTGGACTTCCGCTTCGCCGTCGTCACCCGGCGCTACCAGCACGAGCTGGGCGAGCTGCAGAAGCGCGTGCACCTGCTCGAGGGCTTCGAGAAGGCCTACGACGCGCTGGATGAGATCATCCGCATCATCCGCCAGTCCGAGGGCAAGCAGGACGCGGCCCAGAAGCTGATGAAGCGCTTCCAGTTGGACGAGCTCCAGGTGGACGCCATCCTGGAGATGAAGCTCTACAAGCTGGCCCGCCTCGAGATCCTGGTCGTCCAGAAGGAGCTCAAGGAGAAGCGCGCGGAGATCAAGCGCATCGAGGGCATCCTCAAGGACAAGAAGAAGGTCTGGTCCACCGTCAAGGACGAGCTCGGGGAGATCAAGGGCAAGTACAACGACAAGCGCCGCACCAAGATCGGCGGCGCGGGTTCGGAAGAGGTGGAGTTCAACGCGGACGCGTTCATCGCGGACGAGGACGCCCACGTGGTGCTCACCCGCGACGGCTGGGTCAAGCGCGTGCGCGAGGTGAAGGACCCGTCCTCCACCCGTCTGCGCGAGGGCGACGCGGTGATGGCGGTGCTCGCCGGCAGCCTCAAGGCCAACCTGGTGCTGTTCAGCAACTTCGGCACCGCGTACGTCACCCGCTTCAACGACATCCCGGCCTCCACCGGCTACGGCGACCCGATCCAGAAGCTGTTCAAGTTCGACGACGGCGAGCGCGTGGTCGCGGCCTGGTCGCTGGACGCCCGCCTGCACGCCCCGGCGAAGCTGGTCGGCGTGACGAAGCAGGGCATGGGCATGCGCTTCCTGCTCGAGCCGCACCTGGAGGTCTCCACGCGCGCCGGCCGTCGCTACGCGAAGACGGGCGAGGGCGATGAGATCATCGGCGTGCGCGAGGCGGGCGAGAAGGACCTGCTCGCGGTGCTGACCCGGAAGACCAACGCCCTGGTGTGCAAGGTCGCGGAGGTCAACGAGCTGGCCGGCCCCGGCAAGGGCGTCACCGTCATCAAGGTGGATGACGACGACCAGGTGGTGGAGTTCCTGGTCAGCGCGCCCAACCAGAAGGACGCGAAGATCGACTTCGACACGCAGAAGGGCCGCAAGCTGCAGCTCGCTCCCGCCAAGTACGGGGTGACGGGCCGCGGCGGCAAGGGCCACGAGATGTCCAAGCGCGACGCGGTGGAGGACGTGGCCAAGCTCCCCGTCTTCATCCCGTTGCCCGAGAAGAAGGATTAG